GTCCTCCTTTCCCTGGCGCCCTCGTCCTCTCTCGACCTCCTCTCTCGacctcctctctcgccctccactctcgccctcctctcgtCCACCCTTTCTTTGAGATAccattttagtgtgtgtgtgtgtccaatttTCTGGGGtgcattttgtgtgtttatgcacaTGCTCACCTataccccttcctcctcccctacacccccccccccccccccccccacaggcccTCCAGGAGACTCCAAGCAGAGCACGGCCATCAAGGAGCTGCTGGAGGCCATCTACCCCCGCAAGGAGCCCCCGGACCACGTGGTGCGGCTGGAGCCCATCCAGACCAGCAGCAAGGCCGTGTTCCAGTACCTGTCCacggaggaggagctggcccAGCAGGGGGGCCCCGGGGCCGCCCCCCAGCAACACACGCCCCGGAGCTCCCGCTGCCACAGCCCGgagccctgggggggggagcagggggcggGCCACGCCCACCCTGAGCCGGAGGCGGGCCACGCcccgaggagggggggggaggaggacgagggcgaggagaaaggaggggagaagggggcccAGGCCGAGGAGGAGGGCTCCACCAGCGGGGTGAGGACGGGGGGACACACACGTGCCACGCGCCCCATGTGCCGATGCCAACGATTCACTCTGCGACcaccacacactaaccctctctctcaccatcccctcctccctctctcaccatccccccctcccaggtggAGGACGTGACCATCTCCTGCTGCCTGTGCGGCCAGGACTTCAACTCGCGGCGCTCCATCCGCCGCCACTGCCGCAAGATGCACCAGAACAAGCTGGAGGAGCTGCGCAAGTTCACGGAGACGCGCACGGTGCCCATCAGCCTGCTGTCCATGGTGAAGGGCCGCCCGCGGACCATCACCACGCCCAGCGGCAAGTCCTGCCCCATCTGCTTCAAGTCCTTCGCCACCAAGGCCAACGTGCGCCGCCACTTCGACGAGGTCCACCGCGGCCTCCGCCGCGACATCATCACGCCCGACATCGCCACGCGCCCGGGCCAGCCGCTGTCGCTGGAGGCCACGCCCCCGCGGAAGAGCGCCTCCTCCTCGCCCACGCGCGGCCACACCCCCAAGACCACCCCACAGCCGGGCAAGGCCTCGGCCAAGAGCCCGCCCCCGGTCCAGAGcccggccccggccccgcccccccaggccCAGTACAACCTGGCGTCGTGTCGCTGCCTGGTGTGCAAGAGGAAGTACAGCTCCCAGGTCATGCTGAAGAGACACATGCGCATCGTCCACAAGATCTACAATCTGCGGAACGGCCCCGCCCCCGCCGCCCCGGCCCCTGCCACCCCCAACAACGCCGGTGCCCACGCCGCGGCATCCCCTAGCAACAGCAGGGtccaggtgaaggaggagaacaCGGACGCCTCGGACGACCCCGACAGCAGCCCGGCCCCTTCGCCCGGCCCCtcgccctccctgcccctcccccgcgTGGCCACGCCCACCAAGGCCGCCAAGGCGAGGGAGGAGGCCGAGGGGGGGGCCAGCCCCAAGCCCGCCTCGTCTCGCACCGGCGGCGGGGCGGCGGCCCTCCCCCCCGGCTCCAAGACCCCCAAGCTGTCGGTGGGCTTCGACTTCAAGCAGCTCTTCTGCAAGCTGTGCAAGCGGCAGTTCAGCTCGCGGCAGAACCTCACCAAGCACATCGAGCTGCACACGGACGGCAACGACATCTTCATCAAGTTCTACCGCTGCCCGCTGTGCCGCTACGAGTCGCGGCGCAAGCGCGACGTCCTCCGCCACGTCACCGTGGTCCACAAGAAGTCCACGGCCTACCTGGCCAAGATCATGCCCAAGCTGGAGAGCCGCGCCGTCAAGCGGCCGGCCGAGGCCGTCCTCAACGCCAACCCGGCCTCCAAGCGCGCGGCCGCCACCGTCAAGGAGGAAGTCAACGGGCGCCactcgccgccgccgccgccctcGCCGCCCGTCACCCGCAAACAGGACCTCCTTTCCTCCGCCGCGCACGTCACCCGCAAGCAGGACCGCCAGCAGGACGCCCCCGCGCCGCCGCTGACGAGGAGGAGCGAACGGCAGGAGGCGCCGGCCACCGCGCCGCCAACCACGCGGCGCCAGGAGGCCCTGCAGGAGAGCGCCGCGGGGTCGTCGGAGGTGCGCGTCACCAAGAACTTCTCGCTGCACGCCTGCGACGTGTGCGGCCGGGCCTTCGCCAAGAAGCTGTACCTGGAGAGCCACAAGAGGAGCCACCGCAACGCCGCCTCCGCCGTCGCCACGCCCGAGAACCGCCGCAAGGGAGTCAGCACGCGCTCCAAGGCCCTGCTCTGGTGAGTACGGCTGAGGCGGAACCAAATGCCACGTGGCGCTGTGGTGTTGTATGTTAGAATGCTgctggagttgggggtgggtatgtaggtgggtgggtgtgtgtgtgtgttgggtgggtgggtggggctgGGTTAGGTTGGGTGGAGGGAGGCGTTGGCTCAGGTTgggaggtgggtgtgtgggtgggaaaATGAAATACAAAAATGGTGGCCTGTAACCGGTATGGTTGGGTAACGAATAGGGATGCTCCGATCTGATCGGCGCCGAtccatatcggccgatattcccATTATCGGTTTTGATTGGCGTTCTCaaaacggccgatcaaacatggCCGATCAGATGACATAAAATCTGCGAGAACTACTATCAGAGACGTTTCAATAAAACGTTAGATAGGCATTTCAGGCCGCCAATGGTAAGAAATGattctttaacctttagatgcgtgagttctaaatatttccgactcttccaccagagtttgttttccaaaacggaagctagctaactttagttagcttccgttacctagcaacctagcataatacttgtagcaatgctactacctgctagtgttacttgttagcctctaattgtacattttgaagccatactatagcgtttgtcatagtttttgcctaaaatagtcggttggaattttcagaatcgcacatgtgcgacggtactctgtgagacccgcattcgaacgaaaacagtcacggacagccacttctttttggaaggccaatgaagacctctttcctgctctcgcACAAGCAGCACAAGTCTTCCTCTCCGCACCATGTACAAGTGTAGATAGCGAGCGActtttcagcacagcaggacatattttagatgagaagaggaacaggtagactcctaaaaatgctgatatgcttatatttatcaaggcaaatcttccagtgatgctgcttaatcagaagtaaggtttgaatactctagtatgccccctctccgagtgagtgagtgcgtgtgtgaagtgagtgaagtgagagagtgagtaaatgatgtgagagtgagtgagacactatacagatagatatacatgttttgtttttttgtttaattgctgacttcctgtgcaccttttatctttattctgtctgttatctcctcctaaatgcagacaaattgacttgaaactgactgacttgaaacatattggatatttggctatagcctgtttatgttgcagttaagtttgtattatttttccacaggaaagctactgtataagctccaagttctcttgagagcctctagagagtggaatgttgcacatgttattctattgttgtgatttttatttaaagatttatatttgtattattattttaatatttattattatttacacattttatagtaagcgagagagcttctacactggaatgttgcacgttccctgcaatagaacggatggttgtcaattcatgatactctctcgtctcgtaatttaaatacttaaaatacaataccaatgttgttaagaataattaatttcataaataatgctACACAATAAATAGAATGCTTCAATCGACACCGTGATCGGTGATCGGTATTATCGGATCGGCAGATACTGATTTCAGTGATAGGTGATCGGCACCAAAAAACCTGATCGGAGCATCTCTAGTACCGAAACCCGGTTTCACTATGGAACCGGTTCCTACGCATCCCGGAGGAATCGGACCGAATTAGAACGCACATTTCGGTTCCACTTAATCTGTCGACTGAAATATTTCCCTCTGTTGCTCCGAAACTGACGTAAACTATCACACTTTCTCTGTAGTCTACCATTAGCTAGCTaccgtaaatgtaggctactttcaAAATGCCATATTTTCCCTCTGGGCTCACC
The Osmerus eperlanus chromosome 17, fOsmEpe2.1, whole genome shotgun sequence DNA segment above includes these coding regions:
- the znf800b gene encoding zinc finger protein 800b isoform X1, whose amino-acid sequence is MVKPAHSAGRKTSHCLRRQSGVRMEVEMEEPKAQPSPPAPSEAEAEAQTPKTSSRDQSCQTEPPQAQDQGSPHSGSTNPGHSSPGSRVEPGDPPLLQQQLNTSKSGIQQIIECFRSGTAQLRHMLLRDVDTIFECKLCRSLFRGLPNLITHRQYYCLPRLPETDGPPGDSKQSTAIKELLEAIYPRKEPPDHVVRLEPIQTSSKAVFQYLSTEEELAQQGGPGAAPQQHTPRSSRCHSPEPWGGEQGAGHAHPEPEAGHAPRRGGEEDEGEEKGGEKGAQAEEEGSTSGVEDVTISCCLCGQDFNSRRSIRRHCRKMHQNKLEELRKFTETRTVPISLLSMVKGRPRTITTPSGKSCPICFKSFATKANVRRHFDEVHRGLRRDIITPDIATRPGQPLSLEATPPRKSASSSPTRGHTPKTTPQPGKASAKSPPPVQSPAPAPPPQAQYNLASCRCLVCKRKYSSQVMLKRHMRIVHKIYNLRNGPAPAAPAPATPNNAGAHAAASPSNSRVQVKEENTDASDDPDSSPAPSPGPSPSLPLPRVATPTKAAKAREEAEGGASPKPASSRTGGGAAALPPGSKTPKLSVGFDFKQLFCKLCKRQFSSRQNLTKHIELHTDGNDIFIKFYRCPLCRYESRRKRDVLRHVTVVHKKSTAYLAKIMPKLESRAVKRPAEAVLNANPASKRAAATVKEEVNGRHSPPPPPSPPVTRKQDLLSSAAHVTRKQDRQQDAPAPPLTRRSERQEAPATAPPTTRRQEALQESAAGSSEVRVTKNFSLHACDVCGRAFAKKLYLESHKRSHRNAASAVATPENRRKGVSTRSKALLW
- the znf800b gene encoding zinc finger protein 800b isoform X3 — protein: MDCSGVRMEVEMEEPKAQPSPPAPSEAEAEAQTPKTSSRDQSCQTEPPQAQDQGSPHSGSTNPGHSSPGSRVEPGDPPLLQQQLNTSKSGIQQIIECFRSGTAQLRHMLLRDVDTIFECKLCRSLFRGLPNLITHRQYYCLPRLPETDGPPGDSKQSTAIKELLEAIYPRKEPPDHVVRLEPIQTSSKAVFQYLSTEEELAQQGGPGAAPQQHTPRSSRCHSPEPWGGEQGAGHAHPEPEAGHAPRRGGEEDEGEEKGGEKGAQAEEEGSTSGVEDVTISCCLCGQDFNSRRSIRRHCRKMHQNKLEELRKFTETRTVPISLLSMVKGRPRTITTPSGKSCPICFKSFATKANVRRHFDEVHRGLRRDIITPDIATRPGQPLSLEATPPRKSASSSPTRGHTPKTTPQPGKASAKSPPPVQSPAPAPPPQAQYNLASCRCLVCKRKYSSQVMLKRHMRIVHKIYNLRNGPAPAAPAPATPNNAGAHAAASPSNSRVQVKEENTDASDDPDSSPAPSPGPSPSLPLPRVATPTKAAKAREEAEGGASPKPASSRTGGGAAALPPGSKTPKLSVGFDFKQLFCKLCKRQFSSRQNLTKHIELHTDGNDIFIKFYRCPLCRYESRRKRDVLRHVTVVHKKSTAYLAKIMPKLESRAVKRPAEAVLNANPASKRAAATVKEEVNGRHSPPPPPSPPVTRKQDLLSSAAHVTRKQDRQQDAPAPPLTRRSERQEAPATAPPTTRRQEALQESAAGSSEVRVTKNFSLHACDVCGRAFAKKLYLESHKRSHRNAASAVATPENRRKGVSTRSKALLW
- the znf800b gene encoding zinc finger protein 800b isoform X4; amino-acid sequence: MEVEMEEPKAQPSPPAPSEAEAEAQTPKTSSRDQSCQTEPPQAQDQGSPHSGSTNPGHSSPGSRVEPGDPPLLQQQLNTSKSGIQQIIECFRSGTAQLRHMLLRDVDTIFECKLCRSLFRGLPNLITHRQYYCLPRLPETDGPPGDSKQSTAIKELLEAIYPRKEPPDHVVRLEPIQTSSKAVFQYLSTEEELAQQGGPGAAPQQHTPRSSRCHSPEPWGGEQGAGHAHPEPEAGHAPRRGGEEDEGEEKGGEKGAQAEEEGSTSGVEDVTISCCLCGQDFNSRRSIRRHCRKMHQNKLEELRKFTETRTVPISLLSMVKGRPRTITTPSGKSCPICFKSFATKANVRRHFDEVHRGLRRDIITPDIATRPGQPLSLEATPPRKSASSSPTRGHTPKTTPQPGKASAKSPPPVQSPAPAPPPQAQYNLASCRCLVCKRKYSSQVMLKRHMRIVHKIYNLRNGPAPAAPAPATPNNAGAHAAASPSNSRVQVKEENTDASDDPDSSPAPSPGPSPSLPLPRVATPTKAAKAREEAEGGASPKPASSRTGGGAAALPPGSKTPKLSVGFDFKQLFCKLCKRQFSSRQNLTKHIELHTDGNDIFIKFYRCPLCRYESRRKRDVLRHVTVVHKKSTAYLAKIMPKLESRAVKRPAEAVLNANPASKRAAATVKEEVNGRHSPPPPPSPPVTRKQDLLSSAAHVTRKQDRQQDAPAPPLTRRSERQEAPATAPPTTRRQEALQESAAGSSEVRVTKNFSLHACDVCGRAFAKKLYLESHKRSHRNAASAVATPENRRKGVSTRSKALLW
- the znf800b gene encoding zinc finger protein 800b isoform X2; this translates as MVKPAHSAGRKTSHCLRRQSGVRMEVEMEEPKAQPSPPAPSEAEAEAQTPKTSSRDQSCQTEPPQAQDQGSPHSGSTNPGHSSPGSRVEPGDPPLLQQQLNTSKSGIQQIIECFRSGTAQLRHMLLRDVDTIFECKLCRSLFRGLPNLITHRQYYCLPRLPETDGPPGDSKQSTAIKELLEAIYPRKEPPDHVVRLEPIQTSSKAVFQYLSTEEELAQQGGPGAAPQQHTPRSSRCHSPEPWGGEQGAGHAHPEPEAGHAPRRGGEEDEGEEKGGEKGAQAEEEGSTSGVEDVTISCCLCGQDFNSRRSIRRHCRKMHQNKLEELRKFTETRTVPISLLSMVKGRPRTITTPSGKSCPICFKSFATKANVRRHFDEVHRGLRRDIITPDIATRPGQPLSLEATPPRKSASSSPTRGHTPKTTPQPGKASAKSPPPVQSPAPAPPPQAQYNLASCRCLVCKRKYSSQVMLKRHMRIVHKIYNLRNGPAPAAPAPATPNNAGAHAAASPSNSRVQVKEENTDASDDPDSSPAPSPGPSPSLPLPRVATPTKAAKAREEAEGGASPKPASSRTGGGAAALPPGSKTPKLSVGFDFKQLFCKLCKRQFSSRQNLTKHIELHTDGNDIFIKFYRCPLCRYESRRKRDVLRHVTVVHKKSTAYLAKIMPKLESRAVKRPAEAVLNANPASKRAAATVKEEVNGRHSPPPPPSPPVTRKQDLLSSAAHVTRKQDRQQDAPAPPLTRRSERQEAPATAPPTTRRQEALQESAAGSSEVRVTKNFSLHACDVCGRAFAKKLYLESHKRSHRNAASAVATPENRRKGVSTRSKALL